In Gordonia iterans, the following proteins share a genomic window:
- a CDS encoding iron ABC transporter ATP-binding protein yields the protein MIEFSGLTKSYAEKMVLGPVSGRFDDGGITALVGPNGAGKSTLLTILGRLLDRSSGTATLDGVDIDSLKPREAAKRLSVLRQDNGVNARLTVRDLVSFGRFPYSRGHLTAEDERIVDEAIAFLDLADLADRFLDELSGGQRQRGFVAMTLAQDTPVILLDEPLNNLDIRHQVSMMRQLRRAADELGRTIVVVIHDLNFAASYADRIIALKDGVIAADGTPDEIMDAALLSDIFETDVQVHRVEGLPVAVYAGLSR from the coding sequence GTGATCGAGTTCTCCGGGCTCACCAAGTCGTACGCGGAGAAGATGGTCCTGGGCCCGGTCTCGGGCCGCTTCGACGACGGTGGGATCACCGCTCTGGTCGGGCCGAACGGCGCCGGCAAGTCGACGCTGTTGACCATCCTGGGGCGCCTGCTGGACAGATCCTCCGGCACCGCCACCCTCGACGGGGTAGACATCGATTCGCTCAAGCCGCGCGAGGCCGCCAAACGGCTGTCGGTGCTCCGGCAGGACAACGGCGTCAACGCGCGCCTCACTGTGCGGGACCTGGTCTCGTTCGGCCGGTTCCCGTACTCGCGCGGGCATCTCACCGCCGAGGACGAGCGGATCGTCGACGAGGCGATCGCCTTTCTCGATCTCGCAGATCTTGCCGATCGCTTCCTCGACGAGCTGTCCGGCGGGCAGCGTCAGCGCGGTTTCGTCGCGATGACACTGGCGCAGGACACCCCGGTGATCCTGCTCGACGAGCCGCTGAACAATCTCGACATCCGCCACCAGGTGTCGATGATGCGGCAGCTGCGCAGGGCTGCCGACGAGCTGGGCCGCACCATCGTCGTCGTGATCCACGACCTCAACTTCGCGGCCTCCTACGCCGACCGGATCATCGCGCTCAAGGACGGCGTCATCGCCGCCGACGGCACCCCCGACGAGATCATGGACGCCGCCCTGCTCTCGGACATCTTCGAGACCGACGTCCAGGTCCACCGCGTCGAGGGTCTCCCCGTCGCGGTGTACGCCGGCCTCTCTCGATGA
- a CDS encoding iron chelate uptake ABC transporter family permease subunit: MSLSESATAAPSIGAGRGARVPWQARLLIAALFAAAALAAFLLLRNGIHGLEVEKVFGLTFGRRVNTAIAIVIAAVSQGIATVLFQTVTHNRILTPSIIGFDSLYVLIQTVAVSIAGASFIVNSDSVGQFLMQTVTMVLFAIVLYGWLFGRRFGSLFLLLLTGVVLGLAFRSVAEFLQRLLSPTDFDALFLNMYGRVSDVNAQLLPVAGTLVAIVAVVVWRRRHVYDVLLLGREPATSLGLDHRRELTVALALIAVLMAVSTALVGPLTFFGFIIATLAYQVSGDWRHRATMPMAVLIGIVTLAAGQLLINTNVLGTDVMLTVVIEFCGGMVFLGVLLFRKGSM, from the coding sequence GTGTCGCTCTCTGAATCGGCCACCGCCGCTCCCTCGATCGGCGCCGGTCGCGGCGCCCGCGTCCCCTGGCAGGCCAGGCTCTTGATCGCCGCCCTGTTCGCCGCTGCCGCATTGGCCGCATTCCTGCTGCTGCGCAACGGCATCCACGGGCTGGAGGTGGAGAAGGTCTTCGGGCTCACCTTCGGCAGGCGGGTGAACACGGCCATCGCCATCGTGATCGCCGCAGTGAGTCAGGGCATCGCGACCGTCCTGTTCCAGACCGTCACCCACAACCGGATCCTGACGCCGTCGATCATCGGCTTCGACTCGTTGTACGTACTGATCCAGACGGTCGCGGTGAGCATCGCCGGAGCGAGCTTCATCGTCAACTCCGACAGCGTCGGCCAGTTCCTGATGCAGACGGTCACGATGGTCCTGTTCGCGATCGTCCTGTACGGCTGGTTGTTCGGGCGGCGCTTCGGCAGTCTGTTCCTGCTGCTGCTGACCGGTGTGGTGCTCGGCCTGGCGTTCCGGTCGGTGGCGGAGTTCCTGCAGCGGCTGCTCTCCCCCACCGACTTCGATGCGCTCTTCCTCAACATGTACGGGAGGGTGTCGGACGTCAACGCGCAGTTGCTTCCGGTCGCCGGCACCCTGGTCGCGATCGTCGCCGTCGTCGTCTGGCGGCGCCGGCACGTGTACGACGTGCTGCTGCTCGGCCGTGAGCCGGCGACCAGCCTCGGCCTGGACCACCGCCGAGAGCTGACCGTGGCCCTCGCGCTGATCGCCGTTCTGATGGCAGTCAGCACGGCACTCGTCGGGCCGCTGACGTTCTTCGGCTTCATCATCGCCACGCTCGCCTACCAGGTGTCCGGTGACTGGCGGCATCGGGCCACGATGCCGATGGCGGTTCTCATCGGCATCGTCACCCTCGCCGCAGGCCAGCTGCTGATCAACACCAATGTCCTCGGCACCGATGTGATGCTGACCGTCGTCATCGAGTTCTGCGGCGGCATGGTCTTCCTCGGTGTGCTGCTGTTCCGAAAGGGATCGATGTGA
- a CDS encoding RNB domain-containing ribonuclease, protein MTQPWLRAPDLDFARVRDELGLTADFPAEAMTEAERAADRYVGRRADRRDLELVTIDPPSSMDLDQALRVRPDGDGYLVHYAIADVAALVTPGGALDTETRRRGATVYFPDGNVPLHPRVLSESAGSLLPQQDRAAVLWTVRVDSAGDVRETTVERATVRSRARFDYAQVAADAAAGSLHPAITGLPAFGAAREEWALDRGAVMLELPDQEVVRNDDPRKARAWTLRLAPSTPADRWNAQVSLLVGMCAGTIMREHGTGFFRTLPAASEDAVDDLRETAARLGVPWREGLSPGRFLAGLDPAAPSTLALMSTGASLMRGAGYRAILPSEDFGPSDADLVHAGVGGLYAHVTAPLRRLADRYATEVCLAVTAGRPVEDWVVEALPGLGKIMSGANSVASSAARRSVDLAEATVLSDQLGARFTATVMRAANERKAAEIFIAEPAIIAPCDAAPSPGQACTAEVTVADPQAGSVGFTAVAAGAAG, encoded by the coding sequence ATGACTCAGCCCTGGTTGCGGGCGCCGGACCTGGATTTCGCTCGGGTGCGTGACGAACTGGGCCTGACCGCGGACTTCCCGGCAGAGGCCATGACCGAGGCCGAGCGCGCCGCTGATCGGTACGTGGGCCGGCGCGCCGACCGCCGCGATCTGGAACTGGTCACCATCGACCCGCCGAGTTCGATGGACCTCGATCAGGCGCTGCGCGTGCGTCCCGACGGCGACGGGTACTTGGTGCACTACGCGATCGCCGACGTCGCCGCGCTGGTGACTCCGGGGGGAGCGCTCGATACAGAGACCCGCCGCCGCGGCGCGACGGTCTACTTTCCGGACGGCAACGTCCCACTGCATCCGCGGGTGCTGTCAGAGAGCGCCGGATCGTTGCTGCCGCAGCAGGATCGGGCCGCCGTGCTGTGGACCGTGCGCGTCGACTCCGCCGGCGACGTGCGGGAGACGACGGTGGAGCGTGCCACGGTCCGTTCGCGGGCTCGGTTCGACTACGCGCAGGTGGCCGCCGATGCCGCCGCCGGCTCCTTGCACCCGGCGATCACCGGATTGCCGGCGTTCGGTGCCGCTCGTGAGGAGTGGGCCCTCGACCGCGGCGCAGTGATGCTGGAACTGCCGGATCAGGAAGTGGTTCGCAACGACGACCCGCGCAAAGCCCGTGCCTGGACTCTGCGGCTGGCGCCCAGCACCCCTGCCGATCGGTGGAACGCGCAGGTCTCGCTGCTGGTGGGGATGTGCGCCGGGACGATCATGCGGGAGCATGGCACCGGCTTCTTCCGCACGCTGCCGGCCGCCTCCGAAGATGCCGTCGACGACCTCAGGGAGACTGCGGCGCGACTCGGCGTGCCGTGGCGGGAGGGGCTCTCGCCCGGCCGCTTTCTGGCCGGTCTGGATCCGGCCGCGCCGTCGACCCTGGCCTTGATGTCGACGGGCGCCTCGCTGATGCGGGGCGCGGGCTACCGCGCGATCCTCCCGAGTGAGGATTTCGGACCGTCGGACGCCGATCTGGTGCACGCCGGGGTCGGTGGCCTGTACGCGCACGTGACCGCACCGCTGCGCCGGCTCGCCGACCGGTACGCCACCGAGGTCTGCTTGGCGGTGACTGCGGGGAGACCGGTCGAGGACTGGGTGGTCGAGGCGCTGCCCGGGTTGGGCAAGATCATGAGCGGCGCCAACTCGGTGGCGTCCTCGGCGGCTCGCCGCAGCGTCGACCTTGCCGAGGCCACGGTGCTCTCCGACCAACTCGGCGCCCGGTTCACGGCAACGGTGATGCGCGCGGCGAACGAGCGCAAGGCAGCGGAGATCTTCATCGCCGAACCGGCGATCATCGCGCCGTGCGACGCTGCGCCGTCACCCGGTCAGGCGTGCACCGCCGAGGTGACCGTCGCCGATCCTCAGGCGGGAAGCGTGGGCTTCACCGCGGTCGCTGCGGGCGCGGCGGGCTGA
- the panB gene encoding 3-methyl-2-oxobutanoate hydroxymethyltransferase: protein MSDAPIYGSAAPSAAPAAQSAQRRKTRVQHLAEWKAEAHKWAMLTAYDYSTAAIFDDAEIPVLLVGDSAANVVYGYDTTVPVSVDELIPLVRAVVRGAPHALVVADLPFGSYEVSPQQALESSIRFFKDGGAHAVKLEGGERIAPQIAALTAAGIPVMAHVGFTPQSVNTLGGYRVQGRGDGADQLIADAIAVQEAGAFAVVMEMVPADLAGQITRKLTIPTVGIGAGYETDAQVLVWQDMAGYTHGRTAKFVKRYATLGDDLRTAARTYADEVARSQFPGAEHSY from the coding sequence ATGTCCGACGCACCGATCTACGGTTCCGCCGCCCCGTCTGCGGCCCCCGCCGCCCAGTCCGCTCAGCGCCGCAAGACCCGCGTGCAGCATCTCGCGGAGTGGAAGGCCGAAGCCCACAAGTGGGCGATGCTCACCGCGTACGACTACTCCACCGCCGCGATCTTCGACGACGCCGAGATCCCGGTCCTCCTCGTCGGCGACTCCGCCGCCAACGTCGTCTACGGCTACGACACCACTGTTCCGGTCTCGGTCGACGAACTGATCCCCCTGGTCCGCGCCGTGGTGCGCGGTGCCCCGCATGCGCTTGTCGTCGCCGATCTGCCGTTCGGCAGCTACGAGGTGAGCCCGCAGCAGGCGCTCGAGTCGTCGATCCGGTTCTTCAAGGACGGCGGGGCGCACGCGGTGAAACTCGAGGGCGGCGAGCGGATCGCTCCGCAGATCGCCGCGCTCACCGCCGCCGGAATCCCGGTGATGGCACACGTCGGTTTCACTCCGCAGAGCGTCAACACCCTCGGCGGCTACCGCGTGCAGGGCCGCGGCGACGGCGCCGACCAGCTGATCGCCGATGCCATCGCGGTGCAGGAGGCGGGCGCCTTCGCCGTCGTGATGGAGATGGTGCCGGCCGATCTCGCCGGGCAGATCACCCGCAAGCTCACCATCCCCACGGTCGGCATCGGCGCCGGCTACGAGACCGACGCGCAGGTACTGGTCTGGCAGGACATGGCCGGCTACACCCACGGCAGGACCGCCAAGTTCGTCAAGCGCTACGCGACGCTGGGCGACGACCTGCGCACCGCGGCCCGCACCTACGCCGACGAAGTCGCTCGGTCGCAGTTCCCGGGTGCCGAGCACTCGTACTGA
- the pip gene encoding prolyl aminopeptidase, translated as MRGLYPAIEPHASGHLTVGDDQEIYWETSGNPDGKPVVFVHGGPGGGTSGEQRRFFDPDRYRIVLFDQRGCGRSRPHIEDLAGSSASGTRRPGADLSTNNTQALIGDMEKLREHLGIRRWQVFGGSWGSTLGLAYAQAHPDRVSELVLRGIFLLRRAEIDWYYNGGAAHLFPDEWEHYLAPIPEAERDGDLVQAYHRLLTGADREAARHAASAWTRWENRTSYLRPQSDSSPDPRFDLAFATIENHYFVNHGFLDDGQLLADIGKIAHIPGVIVQGRYDVVCPMRSAWDLHRAWPQAELHIVDDAGHASFEPGIVDRLVAATDQFAAAGDTPGGNR; from the coding sequence ATGCGCGGTCTCTATCCGGCCATCGAACCCCATGCTTCCGGGCACCTGACGGTCGGCGACGATCAGGAAATCTATTGGGAGACTTCGGGAAACCCTGACGGCAAGCCCGTGGTCTTCGTGCACGGAGGACCGGGCGGCGGAACCTCGGGCGAGCAGCGCCGGTTCTTCGATCCCGACCGGTATCGCATCGTCCTGTTCGACCAGCGCGGGTGCGGCCGCTCTCGTCCACACATCGAGGACCTCGCGGGGAGCAGCGCGAGCGGGACTCGACGGCCGGGTGCGGATCTGTCGACGAACAACACGCAGGCGCTGATCGGCGACATGGAGAAGCTGCGCGAGCACCTCGGAATCCGCCGGTGGCAGGTCTTCGGCGGTTCGTGGGGTTCCACACTGGGCCTCGCGTATGCGCAGGCGCATCCCGATCGTGTCTCCGAACTGGTGCTGCGCGGCATCTTCCTGCTGCGCCGCGCCGAGATCGACTGGTACTACAACGGCGGCGCGGCGCACCTGTTCCCCGACGAGTGGGAGCACTATCTCGCTCCGATCCCGGAGGCCGAGCGCGACGGCGACCTGGTGCAGGCCTACCACCGGCTCCTCACCGGCGCCGACCGCGAAGCCGCGAGGCACGCTGCGAGCGCCTGGACCCGCTGGGAGAACCGAACCAGTTATCTTCGGCCGCAATCGGATTCGTCACCCGATCCACGTTTCGACCTGGCCTTCGCGACCATCGAGAACCACTACTTCGTGAACCACGGCTTCCTGGACGACGGCCAGTTGCTGGCCGACATCGGGAAGATCGCGCACATCCCGGGGGTGATCGTGCAGGGGCGGTACGACGTCGTCTGCCCGATGCGCAGCGCCTGGGACCTGCACCGCGCGTGGCCGCAGGCCGAGCTGCACATCGTCGACGATGCGGGACACGCTTCGTTCGAACCCGGAATCGTCGACCGCCTCGTCGCGGCGACCGACCAGTTCGCCGCTGCCGGCGACACCCCAGGAGGAAACCGTTGA
- a CDS encoding ABC transporter permease, translated as MPALAVACVVLLLCSLMVGEYHITVGGLLTGDDEMWRMFFISRVPRTLALVFAGIAMSFSGVIMMRLTQNRFVEPTTAGTAEWAGLGVLLSWLLIPHSPPLVKMLVATATAMIGTFAFLGIISGIRARRSAIVPLVGIMMGAVVGAAATFIANKTQLLQSLTAWRSGGFNSVVRGFYEPLWAVAVIAIACFALANYFTIAGLGRDVAVSLGMRYGVIVALGVTMVALATGVTSVVVGFLPFLGLVVPNIISALRGDDLRRNLPWIAVLATVMIVTCDLIGRVVVRPMEIPVSVTMGVVGSIVFLGILLTGRNRVAL; from the coding sequence CTGCCCGCACTCGCCGTCGCGTGCGTGGTGTTGCTGCTGTGCTCGCTGATGGTCGGCGAGTACCACATCACCGTCGGCGGGCTGCTGACCGGCGACGACGAGATGTGGCGCATGTTCTTCATCTCGCGCGTGCCCCGCACCCTGGCGCTGGTATTCGCAGGCATCGCGATGAGCTTCTCCGGCGTCATCATGATGCGGCTGACGCAGAATCGGTTCGTCGAACCGACCACTGCGGGAACGGCCGAGTGGGCCGGTCTCGGTGTGCTGCTGAGCTGGCTGCTGATCCCCCATTCGCCGCCCCTGGTGAAGATGCTCGTCGCCACCGCGACGGCGATGATCGGCACCTTCGCTTTCCTCGGCATCATCTCCGGCATCCGGGCCCGCCGCTCGGCCATCGTGCCGCTGGTCGGCATCATGATGGGCGCCGTCGTCGGCGCCGCGGCGACCTTCATCGCCAACAAGACGCAGCTGCTCCAGTCGCTGACCGCCTGGCGGTCGGGCGGCTTCAACAGTGTGGTGCGCGGCTTCTACGAGCCGCTGTGGGCGGTCGCGGTGATCGCCATCGCCTGTTTTGCGCTGGCGAACTACTTCACCATCGCCGGTCTGGGCCGGGACGTGGCGGTCAGCCTGGGCATGCGCTACGGCGTGATCGTCGCCCTCGGCGTCACGATGGTCGCACTGGCCACCGGCGTCACCTCCGTCGTCGTCGGGTTCCTGCCCTTCCTGGGCCTCGTGGTCCCGAACATCATCAGCGCGCTGCGGGGGGACGATCTGCGCCGCAATCTACCGTGGATCGCCGTGCTGGCCACGGTGATGATCGTGACCTGCGACCTGATCGGGCGCGTCGTCGTCCGTCCGATGGAGATCCCGGTCTCGGTGACGATGGGCGTCGTCGGGTCCATTGTCTTCCTCGGAATCCTGCTGACCGGGAGGAACCGTGTCGCTCTCTGA
- a CDS encoding CYTH and CHAD domain-containing protein, with product MSARESIEVELKFDVDAGQPAPPLASLVPDGRVGDPHRYELVATYLDTPTHDLAARKITLRRRTGGTDAGWHLKRPAAGTGARRELAVSFDDVPPDGSIPPEIRAAILAIVRNRPLIPVAEITNERTVTVLYDAEGASVAEFCSDRVLSHAHQSHVTKEWAEWEFELTGGDAKLLKPAARLLRGSGARSASSISKLARAIGTEPHVHAPNKLPKRPTGLDLVLYSLATHRDSLIEWDPAVRVNAYDAVHQMRVTARKLRSVLTSFPDVLDPDVTGTLGAELSALGEVLGEARDCEVQLEINAGLLERESDPPADLRAALIDDQLARQERALKSVRFALSTQRYLKLLDDLDDLIANPRPGPDAERSAEKVALAGIEHARKRIRKAERRLDDFEPWTDEWVEQVHRIRKRAKAVRYTADAAKPLRLKDAVKAAAKAAAIQTHLGDFNDTAVNREKLAQIATKPGLSPHALFVLGRLDAREELRGREAVQAYLDAR from the coding sequence TTGAGCGCACGCGAATCGATCGAGGTGGAGCTGAAGTTCGACGTCGACGCCGGCCAGCCGGCCCCACCCCTGGCCTCCCTCGTCCCGGACGGACGGGTCGGCGACCCGCACCGTTACGAGTTGGTCGCCACCTACCTGGACACGCCCACGCACGACCTCGCGGCACGCAAGATCACCTTGCGCCGGCGCACCGGCGGCACCGACGCCGGCTGGCACCTCAAGCGTCCGGCGGCAGGCACCGGTGCCCGCCGCGAACTGGCGGTGAGTTTCGACGACGTACCGCCGGACGGCAGCATCCCCCCGGAGATCCGCGCGGCGATCCTCGCGATCGTCCGGAACCGGCCGCTGATCCCGGTCGCCGAGATCACCAACGAGCGCACCGTCACCGTCTTGTACGACGCCGAGGGCGCCTCGGTCGCCGAGTTCTGTTCCGACCGGGTCCTCTCTCATGCGCACCAGTCGCACGTGACCAAGGAGTGGGCTGAGTGGGAGTTCGAACTCACCGGCGGCGACGCGAAGCTGCTCAAGCCCGCCGCCCGCCTGCTGCGGGGTTCCGGAGCGCGCTCCGCGTCGAGCATCTCCAAGCTGGCGCGAGCGATCGGAACAGAACCGCACGTACACGCGCCGAACAAGCTGCCGAAGAGGCCGACAGGACTGGATCTGGTCCTGTATTCCCTTGCCACCCACCGCGATTCGCTGATCGAATGGGATCCTGCGGTCCGCGTGAACGCCTATGACGCGGTCCACCAGATGCGGGTCACGGCACGCAAGCTCCGCTCCGTGCTCACCTCGTTCCCGGACGTCCTGGACCCCGACGTCACCGGGACGCTCGGCGCGGAGTTGAGCGCTCTCGGCGAAGTGCTCGGCGAGGCCCGCGACTGCGAGGTGCAGCTCGAGATCAACGCCGGCCTGCTGGAGCGGGAGTCCGATCCGCCCGCCGACCTGCGAGCCGCCCTGATCGACGATCAGCTCGCCCGTCAGGAGCGCGCACTGAAGTCGGTGCGTTTCGCTCTCTCGACCCAGCGCTATCTGAAGCTCCTCGACGACCTCGACGACCTGATCGCCAATCCGCGACCGGGCCCGGACGCGGAACGGTCGGCGGAGAAGGTCGCCTTGGCCGGCATCGAGCACGCCCGCAAACGAATCCGCAAGGCCGAGCGCAGACTCGACGACTTCGAGCCCTGGACTGACGAGTGGGTCGAGCAGGTGCACCGCATCCGCAAACGCGCTAAGGCCGTGCGCTACACCGCGGATGCGGCCAAACCGCTGCGGCTCAAGGATGCGGTCAAAGCGGCAGCGAAGGCCGCGGCGATCCAGACTCATCTCGGCGATTTCAACGACACCGCCGTCAACCGGGAGAAGCTCGCACAGATCGCCACGAAGCCCGGCCTCTCGCCGCACGCGCTGTTCGTGCTCGGCCGTCTCGATGCCCGCGAGGAACTGCGCGGCCGCGAGGCTGTGCAGGCCTACCTCGACGCTCGTTAG
- a CDS encoding DUF222 domain-containing protein, which translates to MTVNGISYNDDAARSGPSTARFDAAGFDPDTLIAGLSPAELLAVQAAAEKRLSTEATALLAAESDNGLLGLLDAREQTHRRAEVFDAALYIEISTSSIHRISDRGVYRRAGHISTHQLYAHGARLGVGEARRRRVTAEGIGAMGTLTGERLEPRLAATAAAVGDGDAGGAHVAAVTEIMDKLPSAVTHDQRVKAEGMLADAARRLDPAAVTVVGNRILAWLDPDGTLADDHDRQRRRTFNLQPQNRQLMSKVRALLTPVLRAKLEVVLHQWATTGMNNPDDPDSPRGAADQPGLDPAVLAAAAERDTRTLGQRQHDALEALCDWALALAGQPAPTRIPSQVVVTVTDEDLARQAGIGWTATGTRMPVSDLVQFAADTVPYLAVFSKATGRRSPEHARLDRRRADRPFDSAQDRYRSVGWGVRTAQPDERQDCRALGVDGPHLRFRRRTRRVAARRTRPPVAEQHHVPPRTPRTRPQPPDHSDRTRRPRATRGRRRITRRPRTTRRRRAT; encoded by the coding sequence GTGACCGTCAACGGCATCTCGTACAACGACGACGCCGCCCGGAGCGGGCCCAGCACCGCACGTTTCGACGCCGCTGGTTTCGACCCCGACACGCTGATCGCCGGCCTGTCGCCCGCAGAACTGCTGGCGGTGCAGGCCGCCGCCGAGAAACGCTTGAGCACCGAGGCGACCGCACTGTTGGCCGCCGAATCCGACAACGGTCTGTTGGGTCTGCTCGACGCCCGCGAACAGACCCACCGCCGGGCGGAGGTGTTCGACGCCGCGCTCTACATCGAAATCTCGACAAGCTCGATCCACCGAATCTCCGACCGTGGCGTGTATCGGCGTGCCGGGCACATCTCGACCCACCAGCTGTATGCCCACGGTGCCCGTCTCGGTGTCGGTGAGGCCCGCCGCCGCCGGGTCACCGCCGAAGGCATCGGCGCCATGGGCACGTTGACCGGCGAACGCCTCGAACCCCGACTGGCGGCGACCGCGGCCGCCGTCGGCGATGGGGACGCCGGCGGCGCCCACGTCGCCGCCGTGACCGAGATCATGGACAAGCTCCCCTCGGCGGTCACCCACGATCAGCGCGTCAAAGCCGAAGGCATGCTCGCCGACGCCGCCCGCCGCCTGGACCCGGCCGCAGTCACCGTGGTCGGTAACCGGATCCTGGCCTGGCTCGACCCCGACGGCACCCTCGCCGACGACCACGACCGTCAGCGCCGTCGTACCTTCAACCTGCAGCCGCAGAACCGGCAACTGATGAGCAAAGTCCGCGCGCTACTCACCCCCGTGCTGCGCGCCAAGCTGGAGGTGGTCCTGCACCAATGGGCCACCACCGGGATGAACAACCCGGACGACCCCGACTCCCCACGCGGCGCGGCCGACCAACCCGGCCTCGACCCGGCGGTCCTGGCGGCCGCCGCCGAGCGGGACACCCGCACGCTCGGGCAGCGTCAGCACGACGCCCTCGAAGCATTGTGCGACTGGGCCCTCGCGCTGGCCGGGCAACCCGCACCCACCCGGATCCCCTCACAAGTAGTCGTGACCGTCACCGACGAGGATCTGGCCCGGCAGGCCGGGATCGGCTGGACGGCGACCGGCACCCGCATGCCGGTGTCTGATCTGGTGCAGTTCGCCGCCGACACCGTCCCGTATCTGGCGGTGTTCTCCAAGGCCACCGGCAGGCGTAGTCCTGAGCATGCCCGACTGGACCGACGACGGGCAGACCGACCCTTCGACTCCGCTCAGGACAGGTATCGATCGGTTGGGTGGGGCGTGCGGACGGCACAACCGGATGAACGGCAAGACTGCCGGGCATTGGGAGTCGACGGTCCTCACCTTCGGTTCCGACGCCGGACACGTCGGGTGGCGGCCCGTCGGACGCGACCTCCGGTGGCAGAGCAACATCATGTTCCACCCCGAACGCCTCGCACCCGACCCCAGCCACCCGACCACAGCGACCGGACCAGACGACCCCGCGCCACCCGAGGACGTCGTCGGATCACCCGGCGACCTCGGACCACCCGACGCCGCCGGGCCACCTGA
- a CDS encoding siderophore ABC transporter substrate-binding protein, which yields MSHRLAKTAPVLAILAILALVFTACSSSDSSSNGDTIAVATNEGEVQVPRDPQRVVVLDNTSAETVKAMGVTPVAVPKGLLAPSIFQDWIDDPDIADVGTHGEPKMEVIEDVDPDLIIAGYRFEKYYDELTKITDQTGGATIDIAASDTAEGGRVAAMIRQTETLGEIFGKQDQATEIVDEFTGKLDAAKAVSTGQTVFLAIVSGGKIDNGAKRMEPLIAPLDLKDVFAGQAGDHHQNSGLTPEAIAQANPQWVIVMDRDAATAEDGEQPQAAKAVFDAQEAFAGTEFMQKNQVIYLDPAFYLREGIQSYGASYQQIADALGAAK from the coding sequence ATGTCCCACCGTCTGGCCAAGACGGCGCCGGTGCTCGCGATCCTGGCGATCCTGGCCCTCGTCTTCACCGCGTGTTCCTCGAGCGACTCGTCGTCGAACGGCGACACGATCGCCGTCGCCACCAACGAGGGCGAGGTGCAGGTGCCGCGCGACCCGCAGCGCGTCGTCGTCCTCGACAACACTTCGGCCGAGACGGTCAAGGCGATGGGTGTGACCCCGGTCGCCGTCCCGAAGGGACTGCTGGCCCCGAGTATCTTCCAGGACTGGATCGACGACCCGGACATCGCCGACGTCGGCACGCACGGCGAGCCCAAGATGGAGGTGATCGAGGACGTCGATCCCGATCTGATCATCGCCGGCTACCGCTTCGAGAAGTACTACGACGAGCTGACCAAGATCACCGACCAGACCGGTGGTGCCACCATCGACATCGCCGCATCGGATACCGCCGAGGGCGGCCGCGTGGCGGCGATGATCCGGCAGACCGAGACCCTCGGCGAGATCTTCGGCAAGCAGGATCAGGCCACCGAGATCGTCGACGAGTTCACCGGCAAGCTCGACGCGGCCAAGGCCGTGAGCACCGGTCAGACCGTGTTCCTGGCCATCGTCAGCGGCGGCAAGATCGACAACGGCGCCAAGCGCATGGAGCCGCTGATCGCGCCGCTCGATCTGAAGGACGTCTTCGCCGGTCAGGCCGGCGACCACCACCAGAACTCGGGACTGACCCCGGAGGCCATCGCCCAGGCGAACCCGCAGTGGGTCATCGTGATGGATCGCGACGCCGCCACCGCGGAGGACGGAGAGCAGCCGCAGGCCGCCAAGGCCGTCTTCGATGCGCAGGAGGCCTTCGCCGGCACCGAGTTCATGCAGAAGAACCAGGTGATCTACCTGGATCCGGCGTTCTACCTCCGCGAGGGCATCCAGTCCTACGGTGCGAGCTACCAGCAGATCGCCGATGCCCTCGGTGCCGCGAAGTAG